In Cryomorphaceae bacterium, the following are encoded in one genomic region:
- the ftcD gene encoding glutamate formimidoyltransferase: MEKRLLECVPNISEGRDAQKIKAVTDVIETVEGVQLLDVDPGASTNRTVITFVGEPEAVIEAAFRVIKKASEVIDMSKHKGEHPRFGATDVCPLIPISGITMEETAELAHKLGERVGKELGIPGYYYENAATQPKRKNLAYCRQGEYEGLDKLSQPEWKPDFGPAAFNASVKKTGAVAISARDFLVAYNINLNTTSTRRANAIAFDIREAGRIKREGDPLTGKVVTDENGEPVREPGKLKAVKGIGWYIDEYGIAQLSLNLTNISITSVHEAFEAACESAQERGIRVTGSEIVGLIPLKAMLDAADYFLKKQERSLGIDEKEKIKIAVKSLGLDDLAPFHPGEKIIEYVIARNEPQRPLVNMTLTGFANETASESMAPGGGSVAAYVGAIGVALGTMVANLSSHKRGWDEKWEQFSEWAEKGQCFKDELLYLVDEDTNSFNGIMEAFRMPKDSEEEKKARLEAIDKATRYAIEIPFRVMKVAFASMEVMEEMAKNGNPNSVTDAAVGALCARTAVMGAWLNVKVNTLDYNDKAFVDQTLNEAESLVQKAQELEKAIIDIAHSKL, encoded by the coding sequence ATGGAAAAAAGACTGCTCGAATGCGTGCCGAATATCAGCGAAGGGCGCGATGCGCAAAAAATAAAAGCTGTAACTGACGTAATTGAAACCGTTGAAGGTGTGCAACTTCTGGATGTAGATCCCGGGGCAAGCACCAATCGCACGGTGATTACCTTTGTGGGAGAGCCCGAGGCGGTGATTGAAGCCGCATTCAGAGTTATCAAGAAGGCTTCGGAAGTCATTGACATGTCGAAGCACAAAGGCGAACACCCGCGCTTTGGTGCCACCGATGTTTGTCCGCTGATTCCCATTTCGGGCATTACCATGGAAGAAACGGCAGAGCTGGCCCACAAGTTGGGTGAACGCGTAGGCAAAGAACTTGGCATCCCTGGCTACTACTACGAAAATGCAGCGACGCAACCCAAAAGAAAAAACCTCGCGTACTGCCGTCAGGGTGAATACGAAGGACTGGACAAACTCTCACAACCCGAATGGAAACCCGACTTCGGTCCGGCAGCGTTCAATGCTTCAGTTAAAAAGACCGGTGCCGTGGCAATCAGCGCACGCGACTTTCTGGTGGCTTACAACATCAACCTCAATACCACCTCTACCCGCAGAGCCAATGCCATTGCCTTTGACATACGCGAAGCTGGAAGAATCAAGCGAGAAGGTGACCCGCTCACCGGCAAAGTGGTAACCGACGAAAATGGTGAGCCAGTGCGTGAACCAGGAAAACTCAAAGCCGTAAAAGGAATCGGATGGTACATTGATGAATACGGCATTGCCCAGCTTTCGCTCAACCTAACCAATATTTCCATCACTTCTGTACATGAGGCCTTTGAAGCCGCTTGCGAAAGTGCACAGGAGCGGGGTATTCGAGTAACAGGCAGTGAAATTGTGGGGCTTATACCCTTGAAAGCCATGCTCGATGCTGCCGATTACTTCCTGAAAAAGCAGGAGCGCTCGCTGGGAATTGACGAAAAGGAAAAAATCAAAATTGCTGTAAAATCGCTTGGATTGGACGATTTGGCCCCGTTCCATCCCGGGGAAAAAATCATCGAATATGTGATTGCCAGGAACGAGCCGCAACGACCGCTTGTAAACATGACCCTCACCGGGTTTGCCAACGAAACGGCGTCAGAATCCATGGCGCCCGGAGGAGGTTCGGTGGCGGCTTACGTTGGAGCCATAGGAGTTGCTCTGGGCACGATGGTGGCCAACCTTAGCAGCCATAAGCGCGGTTGGGATGAAAAATGGGAGCAGTTCTCGGAATGGGCCGAAAAAGGCCAGTGCTTTAAGGATGAGTTGCTTTATCTGGTGGATGAAGACACCAACAGCTTCAATGGAATCATGGAGGCCTTCCGCATGCCCAAGGACAGTGAGGAAGAAAAGAAAGCCCGTCTGGAAGCCATTGACAAGGCCACCCGCTACGCCATTGAAATTCCTTTCAGGGTGATGAAAGTAGCCTTTGCATCCATGGAAGTAATGGAAGAAATGGCCAAAAACGGAAACCCCAACTCAGTAACCGATGCCGCTGTAGGCGCGCTCTGTGCCCGAACGGCCGTGATGGGAGCCTGGCTCAACGTGAAGGTGAATACTTTGGATTACAATGACAAAGCCTTTGTTGACCAAACCCTCAACGAGGCCGAAAGCCTTGTTCAGAAGGCACAGGAACTGGAAAAAGCCATTATTGACATCGCACATTCAAAACTTTAA